The following proteins are co-located in the Abditibacteriaceae bacterium genome:
- the greA gene encoding transcription elongation factor GreA, whose amino-acid sequence MSLQTRFTRDAYDRLQNELDSLKGRRAEVINDIKEAREQGDLRENHAYHQAKDTQGMIEARIAELELRLADAQILEEGDVLDEVVLGVPVKVKNLNSGAEREYCVVSPEEMESVDNGASQASPVGSALLGKKVGEVAEVQGPAGIVKFEILSIG is encoded by the coding sequence ATGTCCCTGCAAACGCGTTTCACCCGCGACGCCTACGACCGCTTACAAAACGAACTCGACAGTCTCAAAGGCCGCCGCGCCGAAGTCATCAACGACATTAAAGAAGCGCGCGAACAAGGCGACTTGCGCGAAAACCACGCTTATCATCAGGCCAAAGACACCCAAGGCATGATCGAAGCGCGCATCGCCGAACTCGAACTGCGCCTTGCCGACGCCCAGATTCTCGAAGAGGGCGATGTCCTCGATGAAGTCGTTCTGGGCGTGCCTGTGAAAGTGAAGAACCTCAACAGCGGCGCCGAACGCGAATACTGCGTCGTTTCACCCGAAGAAATGGAATCTGTTGACAATGGCGCATCGCAAGCGTCGCCCGTGGGCAGCGCCCTGCTCGGCAAAAAAGTCGGCGAAGTAGCCGAAGTGCAAGGCCCGGCGGGAATCGTGAAGTTCGAGATTCTTTCGATTGGCTAA
- a CDS encoding DUF1559 domain-containing protein, producing MKRAFTFVELVVVLLILGILAAILWPVFARPNHNPAPRSRCQSNLKSIGLGYMQYVQDYSEKYPRVSFNGKKVFGWADALQPYIKSVQIFQCPSEESDTAEKANPRAVGYTDYWMNERLSEFESTKVKNAAKTILMGDGNDGTDATDARYSIDSIPQAWIGKGESPLYRHVEGSNLAFADGHVKWVKADKVKSPTKIAEWAFTLK from the coding sequence ATGAAACGCGCGTTTACCTTTGTCGAACTCGTCGTCGTGTTGCTGATTCTTGGAATTCTTGCCGCGATTCTATGGCCGGTTTTTGCGCGACCGAATCACAATCCTGCGCCGCGCTCTCGTTGCCAGAGTAATTTGAAGAGTATCGGTTTGGGATATATGCAATACGTTCAGGACTACAGCGAGAAATATCCGCGCGTTAGCTTCAATGGAAAGAAGGTTTTCGGTTGGGCGGATGCTCTTCAACCGTACATCAAAAGCGTGCAGATTTTTCAATGTCCGTCAGAAGAAAGCGACACGGCAGAAAAGGCAAACCCGCGTGCTGTCGGTTACACCGATTACTGGATGAATGAGCGTTTATCGGAGTTTGAAAGCACAAAGGTAAAAAACGCGGCAAAAACAATTCTGATGGGCGACGGCAACGACGGCACAGATGCGACGGACGCGCGCTATTCGATTGATTCAATTCCGCAAGCGTGGATTGGCAAGGGTGAAAGCCCGCTCTATCGCCACGTTGAAGGCTCCAATCTGGCGTTCGCCGATGGGCACGTTAAATGGGTGAAAGCCGACAAAGTTAAATCGCCGACGAAAATTGCTGAATGGGCATTTACACTAAAGTAA
- a CDS encoding sugar phosphate isomerase/epimerase has protein sequence MARPVTLFTGQWADLPLAELAPRAKEMGFDGLELACWGDHLDVSQAATDQAYCDAQKKLLADNGLQLFAISNHLAGQAVSDNIDERHKAILPAHVWGDGDPQGVNERAAEEMKNTARAAKNLGVKVVNGFTGSSIWHFLYSFPPVTPAMIDAGYEKFAAQWNPILDVFDECGVKFALEVHPTEIAFDIVSAERTLEALGRREAFGFNYDPSHFGYQHVAYVDFIREFQDRIYHVHMKDVYWSSTPQRVGVFGGHVNFGDFRRYWDFRSLGHGKINFEEIIRALNVIKYDGPLSIEWEDSGMDRFHGAEEACAFTRKVDFKPSERAFDAAFDKEEQPEG, from the coding sequence ATGGCGCGTCCCGTAACATTATTCACCGGCCAGTGGGCCGACTTGCCGCTCGCAGAACTGGCCCCCCGAGCCAAAGAAATGGGCTTCGACGGATTGGAACTCGCATGCTGGGGTGATCACCTCGATGTGTCGCAGGCCGCAACCGATCAGGCGTATTGCGATGCTCAAAAGAAACTTCTCGCCGACAACGGCTTGCAGCTGTTCGCAATCTCGAACCATCTTGCGGGTCAGGCTGTTTCGGACAACATTGACGAACGCCACAAAGCAATTCTGCCCGCGCACGTCTGGGGCGATGGCGACCCGCAAGGCGTCAACGAGCGCGCTGCCGAAGAAATGAAGAACACCGCGCGCGCCGCGAAAAACCTCGGCGTGAAAGTCGTCAATGGCTTCACCGGCTCTTCGATCTGGCATTTCCTTTATTCGTTTCCACCTGTCACGCCCGCAATGATCGACGCGGGTTACGAGAAGTTCGCCGCTCAGTGGAACCCGATTCTCGATGTTTTCGATGAATGCGGCGTCAAGTTCGCGCTCGAAGTTCACCCGACCGAAATCGCGTTCGACATCGTTTCCGCAGAGCGCACGTTGGAAGCGCTGGGCCGCCGCGAAGCGTTTGGCTTCAACTACGACCCGAGCCATTTCGGTTATCAGCACGTTGCGTATGTCGATTTCATTCGTGAATTCCAGGATCGCATCTATCACGTTCACATGAAAGACGTTTACTGGAGCAGCACGCCGCAGCGCGTGGGCGTTTTTGGCGGACACGTCAATTTTGGCGACTTCCGCCGTTACTGGGATTTCCGCTCGCTCGGACATGGCAAAATCAACTTCGAGGAAATCATTCGCGCGCTGAATGTCATCAAATACGATGGCCCGCTTTCGATTGAGTGGGAAGATTCGGGCATGGATCGTTTTCATGGTGCCGAAGAAGCGTGCGCCTTTACCCGCAAAGTCGATTTCAAGCCCAGCGAACGCGCGTTCGACGCGGCCTTCGACAAAGAAGAACAGCCCGAAGGCTAA
- a CDS encoding TIM barrel protein — protein sequence MAFKQSVSYWPLSQAGEANFKKVFDLGITGVEMPPPSEYKKLRDLGFTIATINGHKSLEDGLNKRENHDRIADEIMENLEVAEKFGIPNLICFSGNRNGISDLEGAINTIEGLSMVAEEAEEAGVNLILELLNSRVDHPGYQCDHTEWGVQVVTAVNSPRVKLLYDIYHMQIMEGDLIRIIRENIEHIAHFHTAGNPGRKDLHVDNEINYPAIARAIQDTGFDGWLGHEYGPTGDAVESLRHAYELCHIAD from the coding sequence ATGGCTTTTAAACAATCGGTTTCGTATTGGCCGCTTTCGCAAGCAGGCGAAGCGAACTTCAAAAAAGTATTCGATCTGGGCATCACCGGCGTCGAAATGCCACCCCCTTCGGAATACAAGAAGCTGCGCGACCTGGGCTTTACCATTGCGACAATCAACGGACATAAATCGCTGGAAGATGGACTTAACAAGCGCGAGAACCACGACCGCATCGCCGACGAGATAATGGAAAATTTGGAAGTCGCCGAGAAGTTCGGTATTCCTAACCTGATTTGCTTTTCGGGCAACCGCAACGGCATTTCCGATTTGGAAGGCGCGATTAACACCATCGAAGGACTGAGCATGGTGGCCGAAGAAGCCGAAGAAGCGGGCGTCAACCTGATTCTGGAATTGCTCAACTCGCGCGTCGATCATCCCGGTTATCAATGCGACCACACCGAATGGGGGGTTCAAGTGGTGACGGCGGTTAATTCGCCGCGCGTTAAGCTGCTGTACGACATCTACCACATGCAAATCATGGAAGGCGACCTGATTCGCATCATCCGCGAAAACATCGAGCACATCGCGCACTTCCATACGGCAGGAAATCCGGGCCGCAAAGATTTGCACGTTGATAACGAAATCAACTATCCGGCAATCGCGCGCGCGATTCAAGACACCGGCTTCGATGGCTGGCTCGGCCACGAATACGGCCCCACTGGAGACGCCGTCGAAAGCCTGCGCCATGCGTATGAGTTGTGCCACATCGCCGATTAA
- a CDS encoding NlpC/P60 family protein yields the protein MNFRPALCGSTLCGVLAAAALSFNAPARADVYHAVEGGDTLAAIAKRYGTSAEVLRTANRVSFADDTKLGAMLLRVPDANSAAPTTSAKAAIASSNGIPKASSEMSGSFSGSITKALRYTVAEGDTLDSIAARHARSGYAVSAESIRTRNNLAGQPTAGTVLSIPITTVYRAPVASRTIASSVLASNGFRTISSESDSAMLAGGAQLSMEAPTAREVPATKPLYETITVPRAKTPRPVVRGGAERVAERGPSSLSSRSYSPSVDGVRVLGRGEDAPNIGATPQPRVRTTQPQVSASPSRVATVAKIAIAGARIRRLPDSDAATLYRCATGTEIAVLRQTGAWSAILMSDKSTGWIPSRYLQMSAQQVDISSIPVTEGTYARRANKYAYTGNFSSANPVVAQALTYMGTPYVYGGSSRRGIDCSALVQNSFRSCGYRLPRTAAQQSKVGQKVEAAELREGDRLYFSASGSRVDHTGLYLGNGLFVHASGSGRSVIVSNLYDKRNWNIFVGARR from the coding sequence ATGAATTTCCGTCCCGCCCTTTGCGGCTCCACCCTCTGCGGAGTCCTCGCCGCTGCTGCCCTTTCTTTCAATGCGCCCGCGCGCGCCGATGTGTATCATGCCGTTGAAGGCGGCGATACGCTCGCAGCCATCGCCAAGCGTTACGGCACCTCCGCCGAAGTCCTGCGGACCGCCAATCGCGTTTCGTTCGCCGACGACACCAAACTCGGCGCGATGCTGCTCCGTGTTCCCGACGCCAATTCGGCTGCGCCCACCACAAGCGCCAAGGCTGCGATTGCTTCGAGCAACGGCATCCCCAAAGCCAGCAGCGAAATGAGCGGTTCGTTTAGCGGCAGCATTACCAAAGCGCTGCGCTACACCGTCGCCGAAGGCGATACGCTCGACAGCATCGCGGCCCGTCATGCACGCAGCGGCTATGCTGTTTCCGCCGAGTCGATTCGCACCCGCAACAATCTCGCAGGCCAGCCTACAGCGGGAACGGTTCTTTCCATTCCAATTACCACGGTTTATCGCGCACCTGTTGCTTCGCGGACGATTGCTTCCAGCGTCCTCGCTTCCAATGGCTTCCGCACGATTTCGAGCGAAAGCGATTCGGCCATGCTCGCCGGTGGTGCTCAGCTTTCGATGGAAGCGCCAACCGCGCGCGAAGTTCCGGCAACCAAGCCTCTTTACGAAACAATCACCGTTCCGCGCGCCAAAACCCCGCGTCCAGTCGTGCGCGGTGGAGCCGAGCGTGTCGCTGAGCGCGGCCCGTCCTCGCTTTCTTCGCGTTCGTATTCGCCGTCGGTTGATGGCGTGCGCGTTCTGGGACGCGGCGAAGACGCGCCCAACATCGGCGCAACGCCGCAGCCACGCGTTCGCACCACGCAGCCGCAGGTTTCTGCTTCGCCGTCGCGCGTTGCGACTGTGGCAAAAATCGCCATCGCCGGTGCGCGCATTCGCCGCCTGCCCGATTCTGACGCCGCGACGTTGTATCGCTGCGCAACCGGAACCGAGATCGCCGTTCTGCGCCAGACCGGCGCTTGGTCGGCCATCTTGATGAGCGACAAAAGCACCGGCTGGATTCCTTCGCGCTACTTGCAGATGTCGGCGCAGCAAGTCGATATTTCTTCGATTCCCGTCACCGAAGGCACCTACGCCCGCCGCGCCAACAAATACGCTTACACCGGCAACTTTTCGAGCGCGAATCCCGTTGTCGCTCAAGCCTTAACCTACATGGGAACGCCTTACGTTTACGGCGGCTCATCGCGTCGCGGCATCGACTGCTCGGCTCTGGTTCAGAATTCGTTCCGTTCGTGCGGTTATCGTTTGCCACGCACCGCCGCGCAGCAAAGCAAAGTCGGCCAGAAGGTCGAAGCGGCTGAACTGCGCGAAGGCGACCGCTTGTATTTCTCAGCTTCCGGTTCGCGCGTCGATCACACCGGCCTTTATCTTGGCAACGGCT